A single window of Thalassomonas viridans DNA harbors:
- a CDS encoding DUF3010 family protein: MKVCGVELKGNDAIVCIMSLQNGLFDIPKIRVQKVSIGDAGDAEQMRKFQFTFAKLMADYHVDKVVIKARALKGKFAGGPVGFKLEAAIQLIEELEVEILSGSFVKSALQKSQIEIDFRDTGLRNYQETAFSAVFAYLLGQV; encoded by the coding sequence ATGAAAGTATGTGGTGTTGAATTAAAAGGTAATGATGCAATCGTCTGTATTATGTCATTGCAAAACGGGTTATTTGATATTCCGAAAATCCGGGTGCAAAAGGTGAGTATCGGTGATGCCGGCGATGCCGAGCAAATGAGAAAATTCCAGTTTACTTTTGCCAAGTTAATGGCCGACTACCATGTGGACAAGGTAGTGATCAAGGCCCGCGCCCTGAAAGGGAAATTTGCCGGCGGCCCCGTGGGCTTTAAGCTGGAAGCGGCGATTCAGCTGATTGAAGAGCTGGAGGTGGAAATCCTCTCCGGCAGCTTTGTCAAATCGGCGCTGCAAAAAAGCCAGATAGAGATAGATTTTCGCGATACCGGTTTGAGGAATTACCAGGAAACGGCTTTTTCAGCCGTGTTTGCCTATTTGCTGGGGCAGGTATAG
- a CDS encoding M3 family metallopeptidase has translation MKTRVLAPIALAIALAGCQADNASEVQAPLAAEQNIMKENPFFSDFTTPYGIPPFDKIKKSHYLPAFEHGIKLSRDEFNAIANNSAAPTFENTIEAMEKAGDFLNTVSNVFYGLTGSMSDAEMRAIEKEISPKLSALTDDINLNPALFVRVKAVYQQKDKLKLRADQKTLLETTYKGFIRGGANLNEQDKASLRQLNEKISALSLKFGENLLHETNSFEMVIDSKADLAGLPEDIIAAAAVTAKERGHEGKWVFTTHRPSKNPFLTYSTNRKLRETIYKGYTERGNNDDAYDNKNIAAELASLRYQKASLLGYKTHAHFVLEDATAKTPENVFKLLDKVWPAALKQAKLEAVDMQKMIDAEGGNFKLAAWDWWYYAEKIRKARYDLDEAATKPYFSLESTLKGVFYTAEKLWGVTFKERNDLPKYHEDVRTFEVYDKDGSYVGIFMTDHFVRESKRGGAWMSSFRKQYRMYGEDVTPIIYNVLNYPRPVGDAPTLLTFDQASTLFHEFGHAIQGLLSDGYYRSQTGTALPRDYVEYPSQVMENWMAEPEVLANFARHYQTGEVIPMELVEKIQAAGKFNQGFATTEYLAAALLDMNWHTLETAELQDAAKFEKDIMAKIGLIDTIAPRYRTGYFSHIFDGGYSSGYYGYLWSNTYDADTWLAFKENGIFDHTTAELYRKHVLETGGKEDPAMMYRRFRGQDPKVEPLLERRGLTGK, from the coding sequence ATGAAGACTCGTGTTTTAGCGCCGATAGCCCTGGCTATCGCCCTTGCCGGCTGCCAGGCAGACAATGCCAGCGAAGTGCAGGCTCCACTTGCCGCAGAGCAAAATATCATGAAAGAGAATCCGTTTTTCAGTGACTTTACCACGCCATATGGCATTCCTCCTTTTGATAAAATAAAGAAAAGCCATTATTTACCGGCATTTGAGCACGGCATTAAGCTGAGCCGGGACGAATTTAACGCCATCGCCAACAACAGCGCCGCGCCGACTTTTGAAAACACTATAGAAGCCATGGAAAAGGCAGGTGATTTTCTCAACACCGTCAGCAACGTTTTTTACGGCTTAACCGGCTCTATGTCCGATGCCGAAATGCGCGCCATAGAAAAGGAAATTTCCCCTAAGCTGTCCGCGTTAACCGATGACATCAACCTTAACCCGGCACTTTTTGTACGGGTCAAAGCGGTTTATCAGCAAAAGGACAAGTTAAAGCTCAGAGCCGATCAGAAAACCCTGCTGGAAACCACCTATAAAGGCTTTATCCGTGGCGGCGCCAATTTAAACGAGCAAGACAAGGCGAGCTTGCGCCAGTTAAACGAAAAAATCAGTGCCCTGTCGCTGAAGTTTGGTGAAAACCTGCTGCACGAAACCAACAGCTTTGAAATGGTTATCGATAGCAAGGCAGACCTGGCCGGTTTACCGGAAGATATCATTGCCGCGGCAGCCGTTACCGCCAAGGAAAGGGGTCATGAAGGCAAATGGGTATTTACCACTCACAGACCCAGCAAAAACCCGTTTTTAACCTATTCCACCAACCGCAAGCTGCGGGAAACCATCTACAAAGGTTATACCGAACGCGGCAATAACGACGACGCCTACGACAACAAAAACATCGCCGCCGAACTCGCCAGTTTAAGGTATCAAAAAGCCAGCCTGCTCGGTTATAAAACCCACGCCCACTTTGTCCTGGAAGATGCCACCGCCAAAACGCCGGAAAACGTCTTTAAATTGCTGGACAAAGTCTGGCCCGCCGCGTTAAAACAGGCGAAGCTGGAAGCGGTCGATATGCAAAAGATGATCGACGCCGAAGGCGGTAATTTCAAGCTGGCCGCCTGGGACTGGTGGTATTATGCCGAGAAGATCCGCAAGGCACGCTACGATCTGGACGAAGCGGCAACCAAACCTTACTTCTCGCTGGAATCAACCCTTAAAGGCGTGTTCTATACCGCAGAAAAACTCTGGGGCGTCACCTTTAAAGAAAGAAACGATCTGCCGAAATACCATGAAGACGTCCGTACCTTTGAAGTCTACGATAAAGACGGCAGTTATGTCGGCATCTTTATGACCGACCACTTCGTCCGCGAAAGCAAGCGCGGCGGCGCCTGGATGAGCAGTTTCCGCAAACAGTACCGCATGTACGGCGAAGACGTGACCCCTATTATCTATAACGTCTTAAACTACCCGCGTCCGGTAGGCGATGCCCCGACCCTGCTCACCTTTGACCAGGCATCCACCCTGTTCCACGAATTCGGCCACGCCATCCAGGGACTGCTTTCCGACGGTTACTACCGCTCGCAAACAGGCACCGCCCTGCCACGGGATTATGTCGAATATCCTTCCCAGGTCATGGAAAACTGGATGGCAGAGCCGGAAGTACTGGCAAACTTTGCCCGCCACTACCAAACCGGCGAAGTCATCCCTATGGAACTGGTAGAAAAAATCCAGGCAGCCGGCAAGTTTAACCAGGGCTTTGCCACCACGGAATACCTGGCCGCCGCCCTGCTGGATATGAACTGGCACACCCTGGAAACCGCCGAATTGCAGGATGCCGCCAAGTTTGAAAAAGATATCATGGCCAAGATCGGCCTGATCGACACCATAGCCCCGCGTTACCGCACCGGTTACTTCTCTCATATCTTCGACGGGGGTTACTCATCCGGCTATTACGGCTACCTGTGGTCAAACACCTATGATGCCGATACCTGGCTGGCCTTTAAGGAAAACGGTATCTTCGACCATACCACGGCCGAGCTGTACCGCAAGCACGTACTGGAAACCGGCGGCAAGGAAGACCCGGCCATGATGTACCGCCGCTTCCGCGGCCAGGATCCTAAAGTGGAGCCGCTGCTGGAGCGCCGCGGTTTAACCGGCAAGTAA
- a CDS encoding acyl-CoA dehydrogenase C-terminal domain-containing protein — protein MPEYKAPIRDIKFVMQELLDCETHYQHLGYQDASIEMIDAILAEASKFTEQVIAPLNQIGDQQGCTWNDGAVTTPDGFKDAYQQYVDGGWPTLSQSEEFGGQGLPHSLNTTIGELLSSANHSFAMYPGLSHGALATLEAHGTEEQKQTFMPNLVEGRWTGTMCLTEPHCGTDLGMLRTKAEPNDDGSYSLTGTKIFISAGEHDLSENIIHIVIARLPGAPEGSKGISLFVVPKLAINEDGSVGGSNGVSCGSIEHKMGINANATCVINFDGAKGYLIGPPNKGLNCMFTFMNAARLGVANEGVAAAEASYQGALAYAKDRLQMRSLSGVKNPDGPADAIIVHPDVRRMLLTQKSIAEGGRALNGYLSQLVDISHAEKDPAAKALAESKLALLTPIAKAFLTETGLECTSHGVQIFGGHGFIKEWGMEQLMRDTKISCLYEGTTGVQALDLLARKVLGTKGEIMKPFAKDVTEFCQRNATDADMAEFIKPIMTYAAQWQEITESVGKKAMANADEIGAASVDYLMYSGYLTLAYFWGLMAEKALEKLKASDDDKAFYQAKIKTARFYFQRILPRAQGHASCLANGADSMMALTEDEFAF, from the coding sequence ATGCCTGAATATAAAGCGCCTATCCGTGATATAAAGTTTGTTATGCAGGAGTTGTTAGACTGCGAAACCCATTACCAGCATTTAGGCTACCAGGATGCCAGCATTGAAATGATCGATGCTATTCTGGCGGAAGCCAGTAAGTTCACCGAGCAGGTGATTGCGCCGTTAAACCAAATCGGCGATCAGCAGGGCTGTACCTGGAACGACGGTGCTGTTACTACGCCGGACGGTTTTAAAGACGCCTATCAGCAATATGTCGACGGCGGCTGGCCGACCCTGTCCCAGTCGGAAGAATTCGGCGGCCAGGGCCTGCCCCATTCCTTAAATACCACTATCGGCGAACTGCTTTCATCAGCTAACCACAGTTTTGCCATGTATCCGGGCTTGAGCCACGGCGCCCTGGCAACCCTTGAAGCCCATGGTACCGAAGAACAGAAGCAAACCTTTATGCCAAACCTGGTGGAAGGGCGCTGGACAGGTACCATGTGTCTGACCGAGCCTCACTGCGGCACCGATTTGGGCATGCTGCGTACCAAGGCCGAGCCAAATGACGACGGCAGCTACTCGTTAACCGGCACCAAGATTTTTATTTCTGCCGGCGAGCATGATTTGTCGGAAAACATTATCCATATAGTGATCGCCAGACTGCCCGGCGCGCCTGAAGGCAGCAAAGGTATTTCTTTGTTTGTTGTGCCTAAGCTGGCCATCAATGAAGACGGCAGTGTCGGCGGCAGCAACGGCGTCAGTTGTGGCTCCATCGAGCATAAAATGGGTATTAACGCCAATGCCACCTGTGTGATCAACTTTGACGGCGCCAAAGGCTACCTGATAGGTCCGCCGAACAAAGGCCTGAACTGCATGTTCACCTTTATGAATGCCGCCCGTTTAGGGGTTGCCAACGAAGGGGTGGCCGCCGCGGAAGCCTCTTACCAGGGCGCGCTGGCTTATGCCAAAGACAGGCTGCAGATGCGCTCTTTGAGTGGCGTGAAAAACCCCGACGGCCCGGCGGATGCCATTATTGTCCACCCGGATGTACGCCGTATGTTATTGACACAAAAGTCCATCGCCGAAGGCGGAAGGGCGTTAAACGGCTATCTGTCACAGCTGGTGGATATCAGCCATGCGGAAAAAGATCCGGCTGCGAAAGCCCTGGCTGAGTCCAAGCTGGCATTGCTGACTCCTATCGCCAAAGCCTTTTTAACGGAAACCGGTCTGGAATGTACCAGCCACGGGGTGCAGATCTTTGGCGGCCACGGTTTCATCAAGGAATGGGGCATGGAGCAGCTGATGCGCGATACCAAGATCAGCTGTTTGTATGAAGGCACTACCGGGGTGCAGGCATTGGATTTACTGGCGCGTAAGGTGCTGGGCACTAAAGGTGAAATCATGAAGCCTTTCGCCAAGGATGTTACCGAGTTTTGCCAGCGTAACGCCACAGACGCCGATATGGCGGAGTTTATCAAGCCTATCATGACATATGCCGCCCAGTGGCAGGAGATCACCGAATCTGTCGGCAAGAAAGCCATGGCCAATGCCGATGAAATCGGCGCGGCATCGGTAGATTACCTGATGTATTCCGGTTATCTGACCCTGGCCTACTTCTGGGGACTGATGGCGGAAAAAGCCCTGGAAAAACTTAAGGCAAGCGATGACGACAAGGCTTTCTACCAGGCGAAGATCAAAACCGCCCGTTTCTACTTCCAGCGTATTTTACCGCGGGCACAGGGACACGCCAGCTGTTTGGCCAACGGCGCCGACAGCATGATGGCGTTAACGGAAGATGAGTTTGCTTTCTAG
- a CDS encoding TlpA family protein disulfide reductase — protein MLKPLLLFIFTFSLASFARAGELAPPWQLTTQDGKPVSLAQYKNKPVILHFWATWCPYCKRLQPKLSELQKKYQASGIEILAVSFNEDEGAKPQDEIYARGYDFITAVNGEAVANLYGVRGTPTTFFIKRSGEVIYRSNSSDISNPKLELAVQEIIKN, from the coding sequence ATGCTAAAACCCCTATTGTTATTTATTTTTACCTTTTCCCTGGCAAGCTTTGCCCGGGCCGGCGAACTCGCCCCGCCCTGGCAATTAACCACCCAGGACGGCAAGCCGGTTTCCCTGGCGCAATATAAGAACAAGCCGGTTATCCTGCACTTTTGGGCAACCTGGTGCCCCTACTGTAAACGGCTGCAGCCGAAACTGAGTGAGCTGCAAAAAAAGTATCAGGCATCCGGAATAGAAATTCTTGCCGTAAGCTTTAATGAAGATGAAGGCGCGAAGCCACAAGATGAAATTTATGCCCGGGGATATGATTTTATCACCGCAGTAAATGGCGAAGCGGTCGCCAACCTATATGGCGTCAGGGGCACACCCACCACCTTTTTTATCAAACGCTCGGGGGAAGTCATCTACCGGAGCAACAGCTCGGATATTTCAAATCCCAAGCTGGAACTGGCGGTTCAGGAAATCATTAAAAACTAA
- a CDS encoding GMC family oxidoreductase — protein sequence MKTYDFIIVGAGSAGCVLAERLSACGKYKVCLLEGGPKDNHWSIQLPLGVIGLMTNRALNWQYQSVQEASLNRRRVFNPRGKTLGGSSSINAMLYIRGQKEDYDHWAELGNPGWSFDEVLPYFKAMQHQERGPDDYHGTGGPLNVADSRSKLPVNEDFIQAAQQAGFPLNPDFNGPGQEGIGYYQVTQKDGYRCSAAKAFLTPHLGRKNLRVLTGVRVEKLQLSGKQVTGLSYLSKGKRYHIKAANEVLLSAGAFNSPQLLMLSGIGPENELKQHNIEVKHALEGVGQNLQDHVDVLVVNRHKRYDLLSFRPRAILWAIRESWKFIRERRGLLTSSVCESGGFIKSHPNISRPDLQFHFIPGAMDDHGRNRKMLLNYGIALHVCLLRPKSRGKVGLYGNKACLHPKIELNMLDDKEDMEKMTTAVKIAREVLAQSPLSDNNGQELIPGSQCQSDDDIRAFLQQKANTIYHPVGTCKMGQDKLAVVDASLKVHGLQGLRVVDASIMPTIISGNTNAPTMMIAAKAADMILQSHNS from the coding sequence GTGAAAACATATGATTTTATCATAGTTGGCGCAGGCTCTGCCGGCTGCGTCTTGGCCGAACGCTTATCCGCCTGCGGCAAGTATAAGGTTTGCCTGCTCGAAGGCGGCCCGAAAGACAACCACTGGAGCATACAGCTGCCGCTGGGTGTCATAGGCCTGATGACCAACCGGGCATTGAACTGGCAATACCAGTCGGTTCAGGAAGCGAGCCTGAACCGCCGCCGCGTCTTTAATCCCAGGGGCAAAACCTTAGGCGGCAGCAGTTCCATCAACGCCATGTTATATATCCGCGGGCAAAAGGAAGATTACGACCACTGGGCCGAGCTGGGCAACCCGGGTTGGAGCTTTGATGAGGTCTTGCCCTATTTCAAGGCAATGCAGCACCAGGAACGCGGGCCAGATGATTATCACGGCACCGGCGGCCCTTTAAATGTCGCCGATTCCCGCTCTAAGCTGCCGGTTAACGAGGATTTTATCCAGGCGGCACAGCAGGCAGGCTTTCCCCTCAACCCGGATTTTAACGGCCCGGGCCAGGAAGGCATCGGCTATTATCAGGTTACACAAAAAGACGGCTACCGCTGCAGCGCCGCCAAAGCCTTTCTGACCCCGCATCTTGGCCGGAAGAACCTCAGGGTCTTAACCGGGGTCCGGGTGGAAAAACTGCAGCTGTCGGGCAAGCAAGTCACCGGCCTCAGCTATTTATCCAAGGGCAAACGCTACCATATCAAAGCGGCAAACGAAGTGCTGTTGAGCGCCGGAGCCTTTAACTCCCCGCAGCTGTTGATGTTATCCGGCATAGGGCCGGAAAATGAACTTAAGCAGCATAATATAGAGGTCAAACATGCCCTTGAAGGAGTCGGGCAAAACCTGCAGGACCATGTCGATGTGCTGGTGGTCAACCGCCACAAACGTTATGACCTGCTCTCTTTCAGGCCAAGGGCAATCTTGTGGGCCATCAGGGAAAGCTGGAAATTTATCCGCGAACGCCGTGGCTTGCTGACTTCTTCCGTGTGCGAGTCCGGCGGTTTTATCAAATCCCACCCCAATATTTCCCGGCCCGACCTGCAGTTTCACTTTATTCCCGGCGCCATGGACGATCATGGCCGTAACCGCAAAATGCTCCTTAACTACGGCATAGCCCTGCATGTGTGCCTGTTAAGGCCGAAAAGCCGCGGCAAGGTGGGATTATACGGCAACAAAGCCTGCCTGCACCCGAAAATCGAATTGAACATGCTCGATGACAAGGAGGATATGGAGAAAATGACCACAGCGGTAAAAATAGCCCGAGAAGTCCTTGCCCAGTCCCCTTTAAGTGACAATAACGGCCAGGAGCTTATCCCCGGCAGCCAGTGCCAGAGCGATGACGACATCAGGGCTTTTTTGCAGCAAAAGGCCAATACCATTTACCATCCAGTAGGCACCTGCAAAATGGGCCAGGATAAGCTGGCCGTGGTGGACGCTTCATTAAAAGTGCATGGCCTGCAAGGACTAAGGGTGGTTGACGCCTCGATTATGCCCACCATTATCAGCGGCAATACCAATGCGCCGACTATGATGATAGCGGCCAAAGCCGCGGATATGATACTGCAAAGCCATAATAGCTGA
- a CDS encoding dipeptidyl-peptidase 3 family protein, whose protein sequence is MIQMKFSKVAVVVFAAVGLLSACSDNITPQQQKSAALLPEYQNKLDIYKTVTLEADLSHLSANQKKMLSLLIDASKIMDQLFWQQAYGQDKEAFLAGIEDEKARRFAQINYGPWDRLNGDKAFIANTPEKALGAQFYPQDVSKSELEKAGLKDEKGLYSLVRRDDQGQLTTISYSEAYADELNRAGAILEEAATLAEDKEFANYLRMRAKALRSDNYQASDFAWMDMKNNPIDVVIGPIETYEDQLYGYRAAFESYVLIKDQSWSEKLAKFASYLPALQKGLPVSKKYKQEMPGSDADLNAYDVIYYAGHSNAGGKTIAINLPNDEQVQLEKGTRRLQLKNAMRAKFDAIMAPIAQTLIVPEQRNNVTFTAFFANTMFHEVAHGLGIKNTINDKGTVRQALKEHASALEEGKADILGLYMVRQLLEKGAITEGSLQDYYTTFMAGIFRSVRFGASSAHGKANMVRFNYFKEQGAFDRNEQGLYRVDMEKMTAAIDSLSELILTIQGDGDYQGVDALVKEQGIINSTLAGDLARLEAANIPVDIVFNQGKQVLGL, encoded by the coding sequence ATGATTCAAATGAAATTTTCAAAAGTTGCGGTCGTGGTGTTTGCCGCAGTAGGCCTTTTAAGCGCCTGTAGTGACAATATCACTCCACAACAACAAAAAAGCGCTGCTTTATTACCCGAATATCAAAATAAACTGGATATCTACAAAACCGTTACCCTGGAAGCCGATCTCAGCCATTTATCCGCCAACCAGAAGAAGATGCTGTCTTTGCTGATCGATGCCTCTAAAATCATGGACCAGCTGTTCTGGCAACAGGCCTACGGACAAGACAAGGAAGCCTTCCTGGCCGGTATTGAAGATGAAAAAGCCCGCCGCTTTGCCCAAATCAACTATGGCCCCTGGGATCGTCTCAACGGCGACAAAGCTTTTATCGCCAATACGCCGGAAAAAGCCTTAGGCGCGCAGTTTTACCCCCAGGATGTCAGCAAAAGCGAACTGGAAAAGGCCGGTTTAAAAGATGAAAAAGGCTTGTATTCCCTGGTTCGCCGTGATGACCAGGGCCAGCTGACGACCATCAGCTATTCCGAAGCTTATGCCGACGAACTCAACCGGGCCGGCGCTATTCTGGAAGAAGCCGCCACCCTGGCCGAAGATAAAGAATTTGCCAATTATCTGCGCATGCGAGCCAAGGCGCTGCGCTCCGACAACTACCAGGCGTCGGACTTTGCCTGGATGGATATGAAAAACAACCCTATCGATGTCGTTATCGGACCAATCGAAACCTATGAAGATCAGCTATACGGCTACCGCGCCGCATTTGAGTCTTATGTATTGATCAAAGATCAAAGCTGGAGCGAAAAGCTGGCAAAATTCGCCTCATACCTGCCGGCACTGCAAAAAGGCTTGCCGGTATCGAAAAAATACAAGCAGGAAATGCCTGGCTCAGACGCCGACCTGAACGCCTATGACGTTATTTATTATGCCGGGCACTCCAATGCCGGCGGCAAAACCATCGCCATCAACCTGCCCAATGACGAGCAGGTACAGCTGGAAAAGGGTACTCGACGCTTACAGTTAAAAAATGCCATGCGTGCCAAATTTGACGCCATTATGGCGCCGATTGCCCAGACCCTGATAGTGCCCGAGCAGCGCAATAACGTCACCTTTACCGCTTTCTTTGCCAATACCATGTTCCACGAGGTTGCCCACGGCCTGGGCATTAAAAATACCATCAACGACAAGGGCACGGTACGCCAGGCCCTGAAAGAGCATGCCTCGGCGCTGGAAGAAGGTAAAGCCGATATTCTCGGCCTGTATATGGTCAGACAGCTGCTGGAGAAAGGCGCTATCACCGAAGGCAGCTTACAGGACTACTACACCACCTTTATGGCGGGCATCTTCCGCTCGGTAAGGTTTGGCGCCAGCTCCGCCCACGGCAAAGCAAACATGGTGCGCTTTAATTACTTTAAAGAGCAGGGCGCTTTTGACCGCAACGAGCAGGGCCTTTACCGGGTGGACATGGAGAAAATGACCGCCGCCATAGATTCCTTGTCTGAGCTGATCCTGACCATACAGGGTGACGGCGATTACCAGGGCGTAGATGCCTTAGTGAAAGAGCAAGGCATCATCAATTCTACATTGGCAGGCGATCTGGCCCGTTTAGAAGCCGCCAACATTCCTGTTGATATCGTATTCAATCAAGGAAAACAGGTACTTGGTCTTTAA
- the rpsT gene encoding 30S ribosomal protein S20, giving the protein MANSKSAKKRAVQSEKRRQHNASRRSMMRTLVKKVIAAIEAGDKETATKEFAAATPILDRYASKGLIHKNKAARSKSRLNAAIKAL; this is encoded by the coding sequence TTGGCTAACTCAAAGTCCGCTAAGAAACGCGCGGTACAATCAGAAAAGCGCCGTCAACACAATGCAAGTCGTCGCTCTATGATGCGCACTTTAGTTAAAAAAGTAATCGCTGCAATCGAAGCCGGTGACAAAGAAACGGCAACAAAAGAATTTGCTGCTGCTACTCCGATCCTTGATCGTTACGCAAGCAAAGGTCTTATTCACAAAAACAAAGCTGCACGTAGCAAGAGTCGTCTTAACGCTGCTATCAAAGCGCTTTAA
- the murJ gene encoding murein biosynthesis integral membrane protein MurJ, giving the protein MSKKLIKSGLIVSFMTLISRVLGLVRDVVTANIMGTGASADVFFFANKIPNFLRRLFAEGAFAQAFVPVLSEYQAKDEQEGTDKTRQLIAQVSGTLGVLVTLVTLIGVIASPLVVILFMPGWFNEWLNDGVDAGKFDLAATLLKITFPYLWFVSLTALAGAVLNTLGKFAVSAFTPVLLNVCIIAMAIFLSPHVENPAFALAWGVFAGGLVQFLFQLPFLYRAGVLVKPQWAWHSEGVTKIRKLIVPALFGVSVTQINLLLDTVIASFLITGSVSWLYYADRLLEFPLGLFGIGIATVILPSLSGLHARKNGREFSDTLDWSIKVVSLFGWPALAGLMVLAQPIIMILFMRGEFTQSDVEQVSFALFAYMSGLLSFMYIKVLAPGYYARQDTKTPVKIAISAMIANMAFNLMLAPFLGYIGLALATTLSATLNAFLLYQGLKRQSVYRLSARSGFFILRLMLAAAVMAGVVYHLSPDFDTWLAMDFYQQVIKLVFCILAGIASYFVAIMLLGVRFQDFKVHSLAK; this is encoded by the coding sequence TTGAGTAAAAAATTAATCAAGTCCGGGCTGATTGTCAGTTTTATGACCCTGATTTCCCGGGTACTGGGTTTAGTACGGGATGTGGTTACGGCGAACATTATGGGCACGGGGGCCAGTGCCGATGTTTTTTTCTTTGCCAATAAAATTCCCAATTTCCTGCGGCGTTTGTTTGCCGAAGGGGCTTTTGCCCAGGCATTTGTGCCCGTGCTGAGCGAATACCAGGCGAAAGACGAACAGGAGGGCACAGACAAAACCCGGCAACTTATCGCCCAGGTTTCCGGGACCTTGGGAGTCTTGGTGACTTTGGTGACCCTGATAGGAGTTATTGCTTCTCCCCTGGTGGTGATCCTCTTTATGCCCGGCTGGTTTAATGAATGGCTTAATGACGGGGTTGATGCCGGCAAATTTGATTTGGCCGCCACCTTGTTAAAGATCACCTTTCCCTACTTGTGGTTTGTCAGCCTGACGGCCCTGGCCGGCGCCGTGCTCAATACCCTGGGAAAATTTGCCGTATCCGCTTTTACTCCGGTATTGCTGAATGTCTGCATTATCGCCATGGCGATCTTTCTTAGCCCGCATGTGGAGAATCCGGCTTTTGCCCTGGCCTGGGGAGTTTTTGCCGGCGGCCTGGTGCAGTTTCTTTTTCAGTTGCCTTTCTTATACCGGGCCGGGGTTTTGGTTAAACCCCAATGGGCCTGGCATTCTGAAGGGGTCACTAAAATCAGGAAACTGATAGTACCGGCCCTGTTCGGGGTTTCGGTTACCCAGATCAACCTGCTGCTGGATACTGTGATTGCCAGCTTTCTGATCACCGGCTCGGTCAGCTGGTTATATTATGCCGACCGTCTGCTGGAGTTTCCGTTGGGGCTTTTTGGCATAGGTATTGCCACCGTGATTTTGCCAAGTTTGTCCGGCCTGCATGCGCGTAAGAATGGCCGGGAATTCAGCGATACCCTGGACTGGTCGATCAAGGTGGTAAGCCTGTTTGGCTGGCCGGCCCTGGCGGGCCTGATGGTGCTGGCACAGCCCATCATCATGATCCTTTTTATGCGCGGGGAATTTACCCAGAGCGACGTTGAGCAGGTCTCCTTCGCTTTGTTTGCCTATATGTCCGGCTTACTCAGCTTTATGTATATCAAGGTGCTGGCCCCGGGCTATTATGCCCGCCAGGACACGAAAACGCCGGTAAAAATAGCCATCAGCGCCATGATAGCCAATATGGCCTTTAACCTTATGCTGGCGCCTTTTTTAGGTTATATCGGCCTGGCCCTGGCTACCACGCTGTCGGCTACCCTAAATGCCTTTTTGCTTTACCAGGGGCTCAAGCGCCAGTCTGTGTATCGCTTATCCGCGAGATCCGGCTTTTTTATTCTGCGCCTGATGCTGGCGGCGGCGGTGATGGCCGGTGTGGTTTATCATTTATCCCCGGATTTTGATACCTGGCTGGCCATGGATTTTTACCAGCAGGTTATTAAACTGGTGTTTTGTATTCTTGCCGGCATCGCCAGTTATTTTGTCGCCATTATGCTTTTGGGCGTGCGTTTTCAGGATTTTAAGGTACACAGCCTGGCGAAATAA